TTTATCAGCCGGGATGGATTGATTTCGAAATGCCTTAGAATCTGGTGGATATCTGTATTGGGATCTTCGAGGAGCTGCAGCAAATGATGTTCGACTGTCACCTCGTAATGTCCATGCGATACACATAAGCCGGCCGCAGCCTCCAGGCTATGAGTGCAATAGCTGTTGAGTTTTTTTATAAGTCCCTTGATATCAACTTCCATTATGACGCTCTCCTTGTCGGGGTTCCCCCGCTCCCGGCGGATGAACGCTCCGGGGAAGCGGAACTCCTTCTCAATGGATCCAATTTCTTAATCGAAAGAACAACCCGCCCCTCATCGCGGCCGCGCGGTGTGAGCCAGCTCAGCCGCCCAAGCGGCAGTCCGGCGCCGGCCGAAAGACGGAGCGAGGGCACTTCGGGGGCCTTGATCCTCAATAGGATATCAAAATGCAACGGGTCGGATATGTAGAGGCGGACATAGCGAACCAGGTTGTGCAGGGCCTCTCCACCGGGAAGCATTGTGCGCGCGGTGTCGAGAGAGATCGGTCCGATAATAACCCGGAACGCCCCCATCACATCCCGAACACTCTCCCCGATCACCAAATCACGACCCAGCCGTGAAAAACGCCGGCCGAATTGTGAAATTGAGTCACGTGGGATCGGCACCCTCCGTTCCACGCAGCTTTGTATGCGAACCCTGAGCCCGTCGAATTGCGCGGAGAGCAGCGCTTCGAGCCCCGCCGCCGACCGGGACTGCGAAACAAAAAGTCCGGCCGTCCGCAGCAGCAGGACATCCGGCGGTCCCAGCGTATTCTGAATCCCCCGCGTTCCCAATCCGACCAGACACAGCATCCGGCGTGTCTGATGATCCTGCGGTTTGGACTTGAACAAAGAATCATGCCTGTATTTCAACCACGCGCGATAAACATAGGAGATAAGACGGTGATGAAAAATATCCAGAAAATCCCTGAGGGGCGAGGCATCCGGGCCGCTCCAAAGGATCTCTTCTGAAAAATGGGTCGGCATCGGAGAGGCGGGGCCATAGAGCCCCATGAAGTTCACCGTGACATTGTACTGTTCGGGAAACAATTCGCCTTTGGTCATTTCGACGCCGGCGACATCGGAGGGGGGGAAACCAAGAGTGGTGTTCGGACGGAAGCGGATCGTCTCGCGTTCCGGCGGGCCTTCCATGCCGGGCAGAAGGCTCTCCGGCTGATGGCGCAGGATAAGATTCACCAGCTGGAAAAATGAGTATCGATGACTCGCTTCCAGCAGTCTCTCGATCACAGGAGGGGCTGTCGACCGGTCCGGCATGGCCACGAATATTCCTCTCCGCGCTGCATCCCTTTAACCGTGAGCTGTGTGAAGGAATTCAACGTCACGTAGAGTCCGATGAATTCATCGAGGATGCTACCCATGAGATAGAGATCCCCTTCGTTTGCGAAATGGTCCTCCAGCATTTCAATCGTCACCTGGTTTCCGCGCACGGGAAAACCGCGAATCATAAAATCGCGCGGTTGTGCGGTGACAGTCTGGATCCCTTTCATCCGCAGGACATTCGCCCGCGCGGCGCGTTGATCCCGGATAACCTGAAAATTGTAAAGTTCAAGTATCCCGCGCAACCCCTCCACACTGATCAGAGAGAGATAATTGAGGGACATGTGTGAAATCAACCGCCAGTGCAGATCTCCATGCAATGGAGGGGCAACCGAAGGCTTCGGCACCGTTATATTTTTATATTTTGCAAAAGACGGCGAGCTTTCCGTCGGGATCTTGATATCGCCCATCCGCAACCCCTCCGGCAAACGCCGGTTTGTACAGGTCAAGTCAAGCGAGATCGTCTCAACGGCCGGAAGGTCGTCCTCCCCCTGCGCGTCAGCAAAGGAGAGGTAGGTATCGACCCGCTCATCGATGACGGAACTCTGAAGCCTGGCAAGATAATAAGATCCTTGGCGCTCGGCGAGGCTGTGCACAAATGAATAGAAGGGCGGAAATATGACTTCGCGCGCCGTTCCCGTCCGGTAGCCGGAGACCTGATCGATGGAATAAATCTCATAATGAAGAGGATGGCGGCCGGACGGACGAACGCGGTATTCAGTTTGTGTCCGGTCCAACCGAATAGGGTCGCCTTGATTCGGGAAGAGATTTACAATCGGGGTGCAATAAAGGCGGATATTCTCATCTTCCGGCCGCAGATTTGCATCGAGCTGATGCGTGAATTCGATTTCAACCTGGAAAAGCTCCTCGACATCCATCGATCCCAGTTGATCCAGTCCTTTCAGTTCTACAAACAAAAACTTCTCGGGCAATGTGAAATACTCTTGAAGGAGTCCGTAGCCCGGGAAAGACGCCGCCGGATGGGGCAGCAGATTCTCGTTCTCGCCGAATCCACCGGGTTTGATCCTCAACCTCGCCGAGGGCCATTCCCCCTCAGGGCGGCCCGCCTGTTCAACACGAAGCCGTACCTCTTTTACATGTTCACAGAGATGAAGGTAAAGGGCGTAGGATGTAGCCGCTTCGCCGTGCAGGAACAGCCGGAGGCTCTTAAGATCCATCGCGCCGGGCGGCACCTGGTTGTGAAGGCGGAATTTCAACATCAGCCGCGAGGGTCCTGCGATTTGTGTGTCGAGATGCACATGTTCCAGCTCGATCGGATGAACCGGCACATCATACGCCGTACGAAAACGGCAGGATGTGCCCTCGACCGGCACCGATTCGATCTCGCTTCCCCTTGGGATCATCCGGTCCTCGCGAAGACTCGGAAACATCGGGGAAAATTCCAGCATCGCCATCGATGGAATCGGACGGAGGTAATGCGGCCACAAAAGCCCAATGAGCGCATGGGTCAACTCGGGAAGCTCGTCATCCAATTTCTGGCGGATGCGCGCGGATAGGAAGGCAAACCCCTCGAGCAGCCGCTCCACATCGGGGTCACTCCCCTCCCCGGCGAGAAGATGCGCTGCGGCCGGATGGGCCTTGGCGAACTCAGAACCGAGATCCCGGAGATATCGGAGTTCATCCTGGTAGTATTTGTTAAACATACCGCCCTTTATCCCTTGACCTGCACTTCGCCTGAGGTGTCAATCCGCGTTTCGAACCAGACAGAGGCGTTCCCCTCCTCGGTCACCAACCGCGCTTTTATTTCAAAGCGGAGCGCAAAGGGATCGTCGTCGTTCGGCGCGTGTTGGATTTGGACTCGCTCCAGGCGGGGTTCATACTTTTCAATCGCCCGCCGGATCGCGCGCCGCATACCGGCGATCGATTCGGGATAATTATGGATGACCTCTGTCAGATCGGGAATCCCATAGTCATCCTGCGTGAGCGCGTGACCGTGGCGGGAATTCAGAAGACGGCGCAGATTATCCAGAACAGACTCCGCCAATCGCGCCGTATTTCCGTGAATCCTGCGGGCCTCTCCGGCATCGGGATCACGAACCCGATCCAGCAGGCTCCTTTCCCGGGGCATAGCAACCTCCCTGGGAGCCGCTTAAACTAAAGTGAGTCCAACCCGGGAGCGTCTTTGGCACTCCCGGATCGAACGCCACAAGGTGTCAATGATGCGGATTACTCCACAGGGGACTGCCAATCGTCCTCCGACTCCACGCCGTCCGGCACAAAGGTCCAGACGATCTTTTCATATGTGAAGGAGACATCTTCCATATGGGTGAAGTTGTTATTCCTCGCATCCAAGACATTGGGGATGTATTCCTTGATGCTGACAAGAACGGCGTTGGTCAGAGTAGTCGTGAAATAATGCTGCTCGGAGGCGCCGCCCTCGGGATTCGGCCGGTACCACTTGAGTGTCACCGTCAAATGCTCCCCGGTCACCAGCGCCAGATAAAGCTGCGGTGAGATCTTGTCGAGTTCCTTGGTCACCACCAAGGGATTATGCATCCTCTTGCCCGTGGAAAGCCCGGTTTGTGGACTCCGCGGCATCAACACCTCATGGACCAACGCCTGTACAAGAACCGTGCCCTCCCGGCCTTTCATCTTAACGGGACCTTCAAAAGCCCCCTGGGTCATGCCCTCAATCGTCAAATGGATTGGCATCGGCATAACTGCAACCCTCCTTAGTTTGCGACCAACATTCGGATGCCCAAATCCGGATCATCGCATCGAACCGCTCCCTTCCGACCGCTGCTCCGGGTTTTCTTTTTTGAACTCCTACTTGTCCAGTTTTCCAACGAGCGACAATGTAAAGAAGGCGCCCATGTACTTGAAGTGCGGCCTCACTTTAATGCCGACCTTGTACCAGCCGGGATCGCCCTCGACATCCTCAACCGTGATCTGGGCTTCCCGCAGGGGACGGCGGGCCTTGCTTCCGGCATCCGCCACATCCATCTGAAGAACGTATTGTGAAATCCATTTGTTCAGATCCCGCTCGAGATCGCCGCGCTCTTTGGAAGTCCCAATCGCTTCCCGCTGCAGCACTTTGATGTAGTGCGCCATCCGGTTGATGATGAACATATAGGGAAGCTGTGTGCCCAATTTGTAATTGGCCTCGGCTTCCTTTCCTTCCTTTGATTGCCCGTAAAACTTCGGTTTCTGGCACGAGTTCGCGGAGAAGAAACAGGCGTTGTCGCTTCCCTTGCGCATCGTGAGGCCGATGAAACCTTCCTCGGCCATCTCAAACTCGCGCCGTTCGGACAGAAGCACCTCGGTGGGAATCTTCTGTTCCATCGCTCCCATCGCCTTGAAGACATGCACCGGGAGGTCCTCTACGGCGCCGCCGCCTTGGGGGCCGATGATATTCGGACACCAGCGGTATTTTGCAAAGCTGTCGGTCAGCCGCGTTGCGAAGGTAAAGGCGGTATTCCCCCAGAGATACTTCTCGTGGCCGTCAGTCACCTTTTCTTCATAGTTAAAATCTTTAATAGGGATCGTCTCCTCGCCGTAGGGCAGGCGCAGGAGGAAACGCGGCGCCGTAAGACCCACGGAGCGGGCGTCTTCAGATTCCCGGAAGGATCTCCACTTCGCATATTGCGGCGCTTCGAAGATCGAATGGAGGTCTTTGAGGTTCGGCACCTCCGTAAAGGAGTCGACCCCGAACATCTGCGGGCCGACGGAGGTGATGAACGGCGCATGCGCCATCGATGCGACGCTGGCCACGTACTGCAGCAGCTTTATATCCTGGGGATGGTGCGTGAACTCGTAATTGCCGATCATCGCGCCGATCGGCTCGCCGCCGAATTGCCCGTACTCGGCGGTGTATACATGCTTATACAAACCAGACTTCACGACCTCCGGCGCATCCTCAAAGTCATTGAGCAGATCGTTCTTAGAGACATTCAGCATTTCGACCTTGATGTTTTCGCGGAAATCAGTCCGGTCGATTAAAAGCTTCATCCCGCGCCACGCCGATTCCATCTTCTGGAACTGGTCGTTATGAAGCACCTCATCGATTTGCCCGCTAAGCTTCTCGTCCAGCTGAGCGATGATTTGATTGACCACGGACTGATGAACCTTGGCCGTTACAGCACCGGGGCGGACCAATTCCTTGATGAAGGCCTCGAGTCCGCGCTTGGCGATGGCATAGCTCTCATCCGTGGGTTTGTACTTTGTTGTTTGTACAATCTGATCAAGAATCGAACCTTCAGCTTCTACGGCCTCCGCTTCGGCTCCCTTTTTCTCCATCTCCTGATCCGCCATAACCTACCTCCAAGCGTCCTTCGGGTCACCTTTCCTTCATGTGAACCATAGCGGACCGGTGTGATCAGCCCGCGGGTCATCACTCATTACGACCTATTCGGGCTTTTCCGCACCGGATTCATCCAACCCCAGCTCCTTGATCAGTTTGTCCCGCTTTTCGGGATCCTTGAGGAGCGCTTCAATCTTCTTGCGGAATGCCGGCACATTCGCCAGCGGGCCCTTCAACGCCGTCAGCGCGTCTCTCAATTCCAACATCTTCGCCAACTCAGGAACTTGGCGCGCGACCGCCCCGGGTTCAAAATCCTTAAGGTCTTTGAAGTTTAGATTGACGGGGAGTTCAGCGTCTTTGGCGCCGCTGAGCCGATCGGCGACATTGAAGGTCAGATTGAGATTCTGCTTTCCCATCACCTCGCTGAAGTTGTCTTTATCCACATTGACAACCTTCCTGTCTTCCAGCGGCGTTTCATCTTCCCGCAATGTGAAATCGCCCATGACCATCATTTTCAACGGAAGTTCAATTTCCGCCT
The sequence above is a segment of the Candidatus Eisenbacteria bacterium genome. Coding sequences within it:
- a CDS encoding Hcp family type VI secretion system effector — protein: MPMPIHLTIEGMTQGAFEGPVKMKGREGTVLVQALVHEVLMPRSPQTGLSTGKRMHNPLVVTKELDKISPQLYLALVTGEHLTVTLKWYRPNPEGGASEQHYFTTTLTNAVLVSIKEYIPNVLDARNNNFTHMEDVSFTYEKIVWTFVPDGVESEDDWQSPVE
- the tssE gene encoding type VI secretion system baseplate subunit TssE is translated as MPRERSLLDRVRDPDAGEARRIHGNTARLAESVLDNLRRLLNSRHGHALTQDDYGIPDLTEVIHNYPESIAGMRRAIRRAIEKYEPRLERVQIQHAPNDDDPFALRFEIKARLVTEEGNASVWFETRIDTSGEVQVKG
- the tssB gene encoding type VI secretion system contractile sheath small subunit produces the protein MAKEGSVAPKERVNIVYKPATGDAQAEIELPLKMMVMGDFTLREDETPLEDRKVVNVDKDNFSEVMGKQNLNLTFNVADRLSGAKDAELPVNLNFKDLKDFEPGAVARQVPELAKMLELRDALTALKGPLANVPAFRKKIEALLKDPEKRDKLIKELGLDESGAEKPE
- the tssG gene encoding type VI secretion system baseplate subunit TssG; its protein translation is MIERLLEASHRYSFFQLVNLILRHQPESLLPGMEGPPERETIRFRPNTTLGFPPSDVAGVEMTKGELFPEQYNVTVNFMGLYGPASPMPTHFSEEILWSGPDASPLRDFLDIFHHRLISYVYRAWLKYRHDSLFKSKPQDHQTRRMLCLVGLGTRGIQNTLGPPDVLLLRTAGLFVSQSRSAAGLEALLSAQFDGLRVRIQSCVERRVPIPRDSISQFGRRFSRLGRDLVIGESVRDVMGAFRVIIGPISLDTARTMLPGGEALHNLVRYVRLYISDPLHFDILLRIKAPEVPSLRLSAGAGLPLGRLSWLTPRGRDEGRVVLSIKKLDPLRRSSASPERSSAGSGGTPTRRAS
- the tssF gene encoding type VI secretion system baseplate subunit TssF — encoded protein: MFNKYYQDELRYLRDLGSEFAKAHPAAAHLLAGEGSDPDVERLLEGFAFLSARIRQKLDDELPELTHALIGLLWPHYLRPIPSMAMLEFSPMFPSLREDRMIPRGSEIESVPVEGTSCRFRTAYDVPVHPIELEHVHLDTQIAGPSRLMLKFRLHNQVPPGAMDLKSLRLFLHGEAATSYALYLHLCEHVKEVRLRVEQAGRPEGEWPSARLRIKPGGFGENENLLPHPAASFPGYGLLQEYFTLPEKFLFVELKGLDQLGSMDVEELFQVEIEFTHQLDANLRPEDENIRLYCTPIVNLFPNQGDPIRLDRTQTEYRVRPSGRHPLHYEIYSIDQVSGYRTGTAREVIFPPFYSFVHSLAERQGSYYLARLQSSVIDERVDTYLSFADAQGEDDLPAVETISLDLTCTNRRLPEGLRMGDIKIPTESSPSFAKYKNITVPKPSVAPPLHGDLHWRLISHMSLNYLSLISVEGLRGILELYNFQVIRDQRAARANVLRMKGIQTVTAQPRDFMIRGFPVRGNQVTIEMLEDHFANEGDLYLMGSILDEFIGLYVTLNSFTQLTVKGMQRGEEYSWPCRTGRQPLL
- the tssC gene encoding type VI secretion system contractile sheath large subunit; this translates as MADQEMEKKGAEAEAVEAEGSILDQIVQTTKYKPTDESYAIAKRGLEAFIKELVRPGAVTAKVHQSVVNQIIAQLDEKLSGQIDEVLHNDQFQKMESAWRGMKLLIDRTDFRENIKVEMLNVSKNDLLNDFEDAPEVVKSGLYKHVYTAEYGQFGGEPIGAMIGNYEFTHHPQDIKLLQYVASVASMAHAPFITSVGPQMFGVDSFTEVPNLKDLHSIFEAPQYAKWRSFRESEDARSVGLTAPRFLLRLPYGEETIPIKDFNYEEKVTDGHEKYLWGNTAFTFATRLTDSFAKYRWCPNIIGPQGGGAVEDLPVHVFKAMGAMEQKIPTEVLLSERREFEMAEEGFIGLTMRKGSDNACFFSANSCQKPKFYGQSKEGKEAEANYKLGTQLPYMFIINRMAHYIKVLQREAIGTSKERGDLERDLNKWISQYVLQMDVADAGSKARRPLREAQITVEDVEGDPGWYKVGIKVRPHFKYMGAFFTLSLVGKLDK